Proteins encoded within one genomic window of Variovorax sp. OAS795:
- a CDS encoding glutathione S-transferase N-terminal domain-containing protein → MTDLSSFPITQKWPALHPDRLQLYSLPTPNGVKVSIMLEETGLPYEPHLVSFETGDQMSPEFLSLNPNNKIPAILDPDGPGGKPLALFESGAILLYLADKTSQFIPQDAAGRYETIQWLMFQMGGIGPMFGQLGFFNKFAGKDYEDKRPRDRYVAESKRLLGVLDKRLEGRNWVAGDGYTIADIAIFPWVRNLVGFYEAGDLVGFGEFRNVARVLEAFVARPAVVRGLGIPKRA, encoded by the coding sequence ATGACCGACCTGTCCAGCTTTCCCATCACCCAGAAATGGCCTGCCCTCCACCCTGACCGGCTGCAGCTGTATTCGCTGCCCACGCCCAACGGCGTGAAGGTGTCGATCATGCTGGAGGAAACCGGCCTCCCCTACGAGCCGCACCTGGTGAGCTTCGAGACCGGCGACCAGATGTCGCCCGAGTTCCTCTCGCTCAACCCGAACAACAAGATTCCGGCCATCCTCGATCCCGACGGGCCCGGCGGCAAGCCGCTCGCGCTGTTCGAGTCGGGCGCCATTCTCCTGTACCTGGCCGACAAGACCAGCCAGTTCATTCCGCAGGACGCCGCGGGCCGCTACGAAACCATCCAGTGGCTGATGTTCCAGATGGGCGGCATCGGCCCGATGTTCGGACAGCTCGGCTTCTTCAACAAGTTTGCCGGCAAGGACTACGAGGACAAGCGTCCACGCGACCGCTACGTCGCCGAATCGAAGCGGCTGCTCGGCGTGCTCGACAAGCGGCTCGAAGGCCGCAACTGGGTCGCGGGCGACGGCTACACCATCGCGGACATCGCTATTTTTCCGTGGGTGCGCAACCTGGTCGGCTTCTACGAAGCGGGCGACCTGGTGGGCTTCGGCGAGTTCAGGAACGTGGCGCGCGTGCTCGAAGCCTTCGTGGCGCGGCCGGCCGTCGTGCGCGGCCTGGGCATCCCGAAGCGGGCCTGA
- a CDS encoding sigma-70 family RNA polymerase sigma factor, with protein MRDLVQELVAHYADLRRQLTRDLRDPHYAADIAQSSFERVYAHALKINDGVRIDAVPDGATGAGGIESPRALLFRVARNLCVDDARRRKVAQDWVSTHFSAGSRQAVPSCEFIASQQQVLARVVEALETLPPRRREVFLLFRAYGHTRAEIAQQLKITEMAVAKHLLRAAIDCSRVFARLRSELVEHTAVSNRAGFDAKLAEDFA; from the coding sequence ATGCGCGACCTCGTCCAGGAACTTGTGGCTCACTATGCGGACCTGCGCCGCCAGCTGACGCGCGACCTGCGGGACCCCCACTACGCGGCGGACATCGCGCAATCGAGCTTCGAGCGGGTGTATGCGCACGCGCTCAAGATCAACGACGGCGTCCGCATCGACGCCGTGCCCGACGGAGCGACCGGCGCGGGCGGCATCGAGTCGCCGCGCGCGCTGCTGTTTCGCGTGGCACGCAACCTCTGCGTGGACGATGCGCGCCGGCGCAAGGTGGCGCAGGACTGGGTCAGCACGCATTTCAGCGCGGGCTCGCGACAGGCGGTGCCGTCGTGCGAATTCATCGCATCGCAGCAGCAGGTGCTGGCGCGCGTGGTCGAGGCGCTGGAAACGTTGCCGCCCCGGCGGCGCGAAGTGTTCCTGTTGTTCCGTGCCTACGGACACACGCGCGCCGAGATCGCGCAGCAACTGAAGATCACCGAGATGGCGGTGGCCAAGCACCTGCTGCGCGCAGCCATCGACTGCTCGCGCGTTTTCGCACGGCTGCGCTCGGAGCTGGTCGAACACACGGCCGTCTCGAACCGCGCGGGCTTCGACGCGAAGCTGGCCGAAGACTTTGCCTGA
- a CDS encoding iron dicitrate transport regulator FecR, which translates to MPERRIAPRAPDEKRIERALALIVESESAPHDAAAAARLALANWRGRSAEHAAAAEEARRRWDALGGIAAALRDTRT; encoded by the coding sequence TTGCCTGAGCGCCGCATCGCGCCCCGCGCGCCGGACGAAAAGCGCATCGAGCGTGCGCTCGCGCTGATCGTCGAGAGCGAAAGCGCACCGCACGATGCCGCAGCGGCGGCCCGCCTGGCGTTGGCCAACTGGCGCGGCAGGTCGGCCGAACATGCTGCCGCGGCAGAGGAGGCCCGGCGGCGCTGGGATGCGCTCGGCGGCATCGCGGCCGCGCTGCGCGACACGCGTACGTAG